A DNA window from Hevea brasiliensis isolate MT/VB/25A 57/8 chromosome 2, ASM3005281v1, whole genome shotgun sequence contains the following coding sequences:
- the LOC110646250 gene encoding uncharacterized protein LOC110646250, translating into MAMQTGIGLSRIIVLAGAGFTGTVLFKNGKLSDLIGELQSLVKGLEKSGESADGDSHYSDAIAQQVKRLAMEVRQLASARQITVLNGSSGQMGNLTGLIVPATALGALGYGYMWWKGLKFSDLMYVTKQSMANAVSNLTKHLEQVSEALSAAKVHLTQRIQLLDDKMESQKEISKAIQNDVNAASENISQIGSELWQLQCLVSGLDGKIGSLEEKQDIANMGVLYLCNFVGGKKMKMPKALEDQLKPSGRARSSLTYPEVPSLTGLKELADNLSRTISEPTGVIMQDGIDKLEDPSRTPQCDQPRPLLRFSSVKC; encoded by the exons ATGGCTATGCAAACCGGAATCGGCCTTTCCAGGATCATTGTCCTCGCCGGTGCAG GATTCACCGGTACGGTCCTCTTTAAAAACGGTAAATTATCTGACCTGATCGGTGAACTTCAG TCGCTGGTGAAGGGACTGGAAAAATCTGGGGAATCTGCAGATGGTGATTCTCACTACAGTGATGCCATTGCTCAACAG GTGAAGCGTTTGGCAATGGAGGTTCGGCAACTGGCCTCAGCAAGGCAAATAACTGTTCTCAATGGGAGTTCTGGCCAAATGG GCAACTTAACTGGTCTCATAGTTCCAGCTACTGCCTTAGGGGCATTGGGTTATGGTTACATGTGGTGGAAG GGTCTAAAATTCTCAGATCTTATGTATGTAACAAAGCAGAGTATGGCAAATGCTGTTTCAAACTTGACGAAGCATCTGGAGCAAGTATCTGAGGCTTTATCT GCTGCAAAGGTACATTTGACACAGCGAATACAACTTTTGGATGATAAAATGGAGAGTCAAAAAGAGATCTCAAAGGCGATTCAAAATGAC GTTAATGCTGCTTCTGAGAATATATCACAAATTGGCTCAGAGCTGTGGCAGTTGCAGTGTCTAGTTTCTGGTTTG GATGGGAAGATAGGTTCTTTAGAGGAGAAGCAG GATATTGCAAATATGGGGGTGCTGTACCTGTGCAATTTTGTTGGTGGcaaaaaaatgaaaatgcctAAAGCTCTGGAG GATCAACTTAAGCCTTCTGGGAGAGCTCGTAGTTCACTCACATATCCTGAAGTTCCAAGTTTGACT GGTCTTAAGGAGCTTGCAGACAATTTATCTCGAACTATCAGTGAGCCAACCGGCGTCATAATGCAAGATGGAATTGATAAGTTGGAAGACCCATCACGTACTCCACAATGTGACCAACCAAGACCCCTGCTTAG GTTTAGTTCAGTCAAGTGTTGA
- the LOC110646252 gene encoding AP2-like ethylene-responsive transcription factor At1g79700: MEMASGNSQVGSTAAAAGSRTLCMIKGDVMEIKCIKRRRRDPSLAAPLRSNEHELGHQQQGDQTAAAAATTVKRSSRFRGVSRHRWTGRYEAHLWDKASWNPTQRKKGKQVYLGAYDEEDSAARAYDLAALKYWGSSTFTNFPVSDYETEIEIMKNVSKEEYLASLRRRSTGFSRGVSKYRGVARHHHNGRWEARIGRVFGNKYLYLGTYSTQEEAAHAYDIAAIEYKGINAVTNFDLSTYIRWLRPGAEPSASSPATQDSKSTLQPIPTFSNRNNPGKKTSQQQLPLLHSNNPYIIEDLNRPSEQDIFQTNAHISPCSKSSPSPTALSLLLKSSMFKELVEKNLNADEDEEDKAKVVPRMCNNNGVEDIFYNGISQIYHNGDALPGLQSKEVNTLPLYYRTGHSL; encoded by the exons ATGGAAATGGCTTCTGGGAATTCTCAGGTAGGTAGTACAGCTGCAGCAGCAGGAAGCCGCACCTTGTGCATGATAAAAGGGGATGTTATGGAGATTAAGTGTATTAAAAGACGGCGAAGAGACCCCTCGTTGGCTGCCCCATTGAGGTCCAATGAACATGAGCTAGGTCACCAGCAACAGGGTGATcaaactgctgctgctgctgccacCACAGTGAAGAGGAGTTCAAGATTTCGGGGAGTGAGCAGACACCGATGGACTGGACGATATGAAGCTCATTTATGGGATAAAGCGTCCTGGAATCCAACACAGAGGAAGAAGGGAAAACAAG TATATCTTG GAGCTTATGATGAAGAAGATTCTGCGGCAAGAGCATATGATTTGGCCGCTCTCAAGTACTGGGGAAGTTCAACTTTCACAAATTTTCCA GTATCTGACTATGAGACAGAAATTGAAATAATGAAAAATGTATCAAAAGAGGAATACCTGGCCAGTCTAAGAAG GAGAAGCACTGGTTTCTCAAGAGGTGTATCCAAATACAGAGGAGTTGCAAG GCACCACCATAATGGAAGATGGGAAGCAAGAATAGGGAGAGTGTTTGGAAACAAGTATCTCTATCTGGGCACATACA GTACCCAAGAGGAAGCTGCTCATGCCTATGATATTGCAGCCATAGAATACAAAGGGATTAATGCTGTGACCAACTTTGACTTAAGCACATACATAAGATGGCTGAGACCAGGAGCCGAACCTTCTGCTTCATCTCCTGCTACCCAAGATTCAAAATCAACTCTGCAGCCAATTCCAACCTTCTCTAACCGCAACAATCCTGGCAAGAAAACTAGCCAACAACAACTGCCTCTTCTCCACTCTAATAATCCCTACATTATAGAGGATTTAAACAGACCTTCAGAGCAAGATATATTTCAGACAAATGCACATATTAGTCCTTGCTCCAAGTCATCTCCTTCCCCAACTGCACTTAGCCTCCTGCTTAAATCTTCCATGTTTAAAGAATTGGTGGAGAAGAACTTAAATGCCGATGAGGATGAAGAAGATAAGGCGAAAGTAGTTCCAAGGATGTGCAACAACAACGGAGTTGAAGACATTTTCTACAATGGAATCAGTCAAATTTATCACAATGGGGATGCATTGCCTGGTCTACAGTCCAAGGAGGTGAACACATTACCCTTGTACTATAGAACAGGGCACTCCCTCTAg
- the LOC110646249 gene encoding pectate lyase-like, with the protein MGIEKFKFLFFFFAAFAVIVHANLPEFDEYWKQRADEAKENTLQTYRPDPFNVTNQINYQVNQATMNHNGTRRNLLSKKHGGPCKATNPIDRCWRCNPKWADDRKRLAECVLGFGHKTTGGKDGKFYVVTDPTDNDMVNPKPGTLRHAVIQKGPLWITFAKSMVIRLNQELMITSDKTIDARGAQVHIAGGAGLTLQFVKNVIIHGIRIHDIVVGTGGMIRDSVDHYGFRTKSDGDGISIFGSTNIWIDHVSMSNCQDGLIDAIMGSNGITISNCHFTDHNEVMLFGASDGYSGDNLMQITVAFNHFGKGLVQRMPRCRWGFVHVVNNDYTHWLMYAIGGSKNPTIISQGNRFIAQDNKSSKEVTKREYAMESEWKNWNWRSEGDLMMNGAFFVESGKSLGHQQFTRLQMIQAKPGTFVTRLTRYSGPLACHEGKPC; encoded by the exons ATGGGAATAGAAAAATTCAAGTTTCTGTTCTTCTTCTTCGCTGCTTTTGCAGTAATCGTTCATGCCAATCTCCCCGAATTCGACGAATACTGGAAGCAGCGAGCGGATGAAGCTAAAGAAAACACCCTTCAGACTTATCGTCCTGACCCCTTCAATGTCACCAACCAAATTAACTACCAAGTTAACCA GGCCACTATGAATCACAATGGCACTAGAAGGAACCTGTTAAGTAAAAAACATGGCGGTCCATGCAAGGCCACTAACCCTATCGACAGATGCTGGCGGTGTAACCCGAAATGGGCTGACGACCGAAAGAGGCTAGCCGAATGCGTCCTTGGCTTTGGCCACAAAACCACCGGTGGAAAGGACGGCAAGTTTTACGTAGTCACTGATCCCACAGACAATGACATGGTTAATCCTAAACCTGGAACTCTTCGCCATGCAGTGATCCAAAAGGGACCTCTTTGGATCACTTTTGCGAAAAGTATGGTTATCAGGCTCAACCAAGAGCTCATGATAACCAGCGATAAAACCATTGATGCTAGAGGAGCCCAAGTCCACATTGCTGGTGGTGCTGGTCTTACTCTTCAGTTCGTCAAGAATGTCATCATCCATGGAATCCGTATTCATGACATTGTTGTCGGCACCGGAGGAATGATCAGGGATTCCGTTGATCACTATGGATTCAGGACAAAGAGCGACGGTGATGGGATTTCCATCTTCGGTTCCACCAACATTTGGATTGATCATGTTTCCATGTCCAATTGCCAGGATGGGCTGATTGATGCTATAATGGGGTCAAATGGCATTACCATCTCCAATTGCCATTTCACCGACCACAATGAG GTGATGTTATTCGGTGCAAGCGATGGCTACTCCGGTGATAATCTAATGCAAATCACGGTGGCGTTCAACCACTTCGGTAAAGGATTGGTGCAGAGGATGCCTAGGTGCAGATGGGGTTTTGTCCATGTCGTCAATAATGACTACACTCATTGGCTCATGTACGCCATTGGTGGTAGCAAGAATCCTACCATCATCAGCCAAGGAAACCGATTCATTGCCCAAGATAACAAATCATCTAAAGAG GTTACAAAGAGGGAATACGCAATGGAAAGCGAGTGGAAGAATTGGAATTGGAGATCAGAGGGAGATTTAATGATGAATGGAGCATTTTTCGTTGAATCTGGGAAATCATTGGGTCACCAGCAATTCACAAGGCTGCAAATGATTCAGGCCAAACCAGGAACATTCGTGACCAGGCTCACACGCTATTCTGGTCCACTTGCCTGCCATGAAGGAAAGCCATGTTAG
- the LOC110646248 gene encoding alpha-amylase 3, chloroplastic isoform X2 — translation MASSRRPFLSREPKREWDQPPKNMRPPGSLPIKDYAIETPLKKSSEGQIFHEVKINLDPKSSIAAVNFVLKDEETGAWYQHRGRDFKVPLVDYILNDGSVVGVNGGFNIWPGAFLPNMLLKSEEMPSKDQDSSSESKDTKQENRHVEGFYEEQPITKQVVIQNSATVSVTKCPKTAKNLLYLETDLPGEVVVHWGVCRDDAKNWEISAGPHPPGSTVFKNKALRTLLLSKDGGNGCSRLFTLDEEYVGFLFVLKLNDSTWLKCEENDFYIPLSSSSSFPAQPGQGQSKVVLESEKTVEANKEVSQISYTDDIISEIRNLVNDISSEKSRGTKTKGAQESILQEIEKLAAEAYSIFRSSIPTFAEEAVSESERQETPTKICSGSGTGFEIVLQGFNWESHKSGRWYMELKNKAAEISSLGFTVIWLPPPTESVSPEGYMPKDLYNLNSRYGSIDELKDLVKCLHEVGLKVLGDAVLNHRCAHYQNQNGVWNLFGGRLNWDDRAIVADDPHFQGRGNKSSGDNFHAAPNIDHSQDFVRKDLKEWLCWLRDEIGYDGWRLDFVRGFWGGYVKDYVDATEPYFAVGEYWDSLGYTYGEMDHNQDAHRQRIIDWINATNGTAGAFDVTTKGILHSALERCEYWRLSDQRGKPPGVMGWWPSRAVTFIENHDTGSTQGHWRFPNGKEMQGYAYILTHPGTPAVFYDHIFSHYQSEIASLISLRNRKKIHCRSTVKTTKAERDVYAAIVDEKVAVKIGPGHYEPPSGSQSWFLAIEGKDYKVWEAS, via the exons ATGGCTTCTTCAAGGAGACCTTTCCTCTCGCGCGAACCGAAACG TGAATGGGATCAACCTCCTAAGAATATGAGACCTCCTGGTTCTCTTCCTATAAAG gACTATGCAATAGAGACACCGTTAAAGAAATCCTCAGAGGGACAAATATTTCATGAAGTGAAGATAAATTTGGATCCCAAAAGTTCAATTGCAGCAGTAAACTTTGTTTTGAAG GATGAAGAAACTGGTGCTTGGTATCAGCATAGAGGGAGAGATTTTAAAGTCCCTCTTGTGGACTATATTCTCAATGATGGCAGTGTAGTTGGAGTGAATGGAGGCTTCAATATATGGCCAG GGGCTTTCCTTCCTAACATGCTTCTTAAATCAGAAGAAATGCCTTCTAAAGATCAAGATAGCAGCAGTGAATCCAAAGATACAAAACAGGAAAATAGGCATGTAGAAGGTTTCTATGAAGAGCAGCCTATTACTAAACAAGTTGTAATTCAAAACTCAGCCACTGTTTCAGTTACAAAATGTCCTAAGACTGCCAAGAATCTTCTTTATTTAGAAACTGATCTACCTGGGGAAGTTGTTGTTCACTGGGGAGTTTGCAGAGATGATGCTAAAAATTGGGAAATTTCAGCTGGCCCGCATCCGCCCGGATCAACTGTATTCAAGAACAAGGCTTTACGGACGCTATTACTG TCTAAAGATGGTGGAAATGGATGTTCAAGGTTATTTACCTTAGACGAAGAATATGTTGGCTTTCTTTTTGTTCTGAAGTTGAATGACAGCACTTGGTTGAAATGTGAGGAAAATGACTTCTACATCCCCCTCTCAAGTTCAAGCAGCTTTCCTGCTCAACCTGGACAGGGACAATCTAAAGTGGTACTAGAATCTGAAAAGACTGTGGAAGCAAATAAAGAAGTTTCTCAAATTTCATATACTGATGATATAATTAGTGAAATAAGgaacttagtaaatgacatttcctCTGAGAAGAGTCGTGGGACAAAAACAAAAGGAGCACAAGAAAGCATTCTTCAAGAAATTGAGAAATTGGCTGCTGAAGCCTACAGTATCTTCAGAAGTTCCATCCCTACTTTTGCAGAGGAAGCTGTTTCAGAGTCTGAGCGTCAAGAGACTCCTACTAAAATTTGTTCAGGGTCAGGCACAGGGTTTGAAATAGTGCTCCAAGGCTTTAACTGGGAATCTCATAAATCTGGAAGATGGTACATGGAACTCAAAAACAAAGCTGCTGAAATATCTTCCCTTGGGTTCACTGTGATTTGGTTGCCCCCACCAACGGAATCTGTGTCACCTGAAGGTTACATGCCAAAGGATTTATATAATTTGAATTCCAG ATATGGAAGTATTGATGAGCTTAAGGATCTTGTGAAGTGTCTCCATGAAGTGGGTCTTAAAGTTCTTGGAGATGCTGTCTTAAACCATCGCTGTGCACACTATCAAAATCAAAATGGTGTATGGAATTTATTTGGGGGTCGTTTAAATTGGGATGATCGGGCCATTGTTGCAGATGATCCACATTTCCAG GGTAGGGGCAACAAGAGTAGTGGAGATAATTTTCATGCTGCACCCAATATTGATCATTCTCAAGATTTTGTGAGGAAGGATCTCAAAGAATGGTTATGCTGGCTAAG AGACGAAATTGGATATGATGGATGGAGGCTTGATTTTGTTAGAGGATTTTGGGGTGGTTATGTCAAGGACTACGTGGATGCAACTGAACCATATTTTGCTGTTGGAGAGTACTGGGATTCCCTCGGTTACACATATGGTGAAATGGATCATAATCAAGATGCTCATCGGCAGAGAATTATTGATTGGATCAATGCTACGAATGGAACTGCTGGTGCATTCGATGTCACCACAAAAGGGATTCTTCATTCA GCACTGGAAAGGTGTGAGTATTGGCGGTTATCAGATCAGAGAGGAAAGCCTCCAGGAGTTATGGGATGGTGGCCATCTCGTGCTGTTACCTTCATAGAGAATCATGATACTGGTTCTACCCAG GGTCATTGGAGATTTCCTAATGGAAAGGAAATGCAAGGATACGCTTACATCTTGACTCATCCAGGAACACCAGCTGTTTTCTATGACCACATCTTCTCTCATTATCAGTCTGaaattgcatctctaatctctcttAGAAACCGGAAAAAAATCCACTGCCGAAGCACA GTTAAAACTACCAAAGCAGAAAGGGATGTTTATGCAGCCATAGTTGATGAGAAAGTGGCAGTGAAAATCGGACCAGGTCATTATGAACCCCCGAGTGGGTCTCAAAGCTGGTTTTTGGCTATTGAGGGAAAAGATTACAAGGTCTGGGAAGCATCTTAA
- the LOC110646248 gene encoding alpha-amylase 3, chloroplastic isoform X1 — protein sequence MSTVSIEPLHRYSRREKPLCRCRTKILKPSSLNFSPKLLSNGTTIFCNFKPPRVHTIRAGSTDTALLETFKTADGFFKETFPLARTETVEGKLFIRLDKDEEQQCWQLSIGCSLPGKWILHWGVSYVDDVGSEWDQPPKNMRPPGSLPIKDYAIETPLKKSSEGQIFHEVKINLDPKSSIAAVNFVLKDEETGAWYQHRGRDFKVPLVDYILNDGSVVGVNGGFNIWPGAFLPNMLLKSEEMPSKDQDSSSESKDTKQENRHVEGFYEEQPITKQVVIQNSATVSVTKCPKTAKNLLYLETDLPGEVVVHWGVCRDDAKNWEISAGPHPPGSTVFKNKALRTLLLSKDGGNGCSRLFTLDEEYVGFLFVLKLNDSTWLKCEENDFYIPLSSSSSFPAQPGQGQSKVVLESEKTVEANKEVSQISYTDDIISEIRNLVNDISSEKSRGTKTKGAQESILQEIEKLAAEAYSIFRSSIPTFAEEAVSESERQETPTKICSGSGTGFEIVLQGFNWESHKSGRWYMELKNKAAEISSLGFTVIWLPPPTESVSPEGYMPKDLYNLNSRYGSIDELKDLVKCLHEVGLKVLGDAVLNHRCAHYQNQNGVWNLFGGRLNWDDRAIVADDPHFQGRGNKSSGDNFHAAPNIDHSQDFVRKDLKEWLCWLRDEIGYDGWRLDFVRGFWGGYVKDYVDATEPYFAVGEYWDSLGYTYGEMDHNQDAHRQRIIDWINATNGTAGAFDVTTKGILHSALERCEYWRLSDQRGKPPGVMGWWPSRAVTFIENHDTGSTQGHWRFPNGKEMQGYAYILTHPGTPAVFYDHIFSHYQSEIASLISLRNRKKIHCRSTVKTTKAERDVYAAIVDEKVAVKIGPGHYEPPSGSQSWFLAIEGKDYKVWEAS from the exons ATGTCGACCGTTTCCATTGAGCCTCTCCACAGATATTCCCGTAGGGAAAAACCTCTTTGCCGGTGCAGAACAAAGATCCTGAAACCTTCCTCTCTGAATTTCTCTCCAAAGCTTCTCTCCAATGGCACCACCATCTTCTGCAACTTCAAGCCTCCTCGGGTCCACACAATTAGAGCTGGGTCCACTGACACCGCTCTTCTCGAAACTTTTAAAACCGCTGATGGCTTCTTCAAGGAGACCTTTCCTCTCGCGCGAACCGAAACG GTTGAGGGAAAGCTTTTCATAAGATTAGATAAGGACGAGGAACAACAGTGTTGGCAGCTTAGCATAGGGTGTAGTCTTCCCGGGAAATGGATTCTTCATTGGGGAGTTTCTTATGTGGACGATGTTGGCAG TGAATGGGATCAACCTCCTAAGAATATGAGACCTCCTGGTTCTCTTCCTATAAAG gACTATGCAATAGAGACACCGTTAAAGAAATCCTCAGAGGGACAAATATTTCATGAAGTGAAGATAAATTTGGATCCCAAAAGTTCAATTGCAGCAGTAAACTTTGTTTTGAAG GATGAAGAAACTGGTGCTTGGTATCAGCATAGAGGGAGAGATTTTAAAGTCCCTCTTGTGGACTATATTCTCAATGATGGCAGTGTAGTTGGAGTGAATGGAGGCTTCAATATATGGCCAG GGGCTTTCCTTCCTAACATGCTTCTTAAATCAGAAGAAATGCCTTCTAAAGATCAAGATAGCAGCAGTGAATCCAAAGATACAAAACAGGAAAATAGGCATGTAGAAGGTTTCTATGAAGAGCAGCCTATTACTAAACAAGTTGTAATTCAAAACTCAGCCACTGTTTCAGTTACAAAATGTCCTAAGACTGCCAAGAATCTTCTTTATTTAGAAACTGATCTACCTGGGGAAGTTGTTGTTCACTGGGGAGTTTGCAGAGATGATGCTAAAAATTGGGAAATTTCAGCTGGCCCGCATCCGCCCGGATCAACTGTATTCAAGAACAAGGCTTTACGGACGCTATTACTG TCTAAAGATGGTGGAAATGGATGTTCAAGGTTATTTACCTTAGACGAAGAATATGTTGGCTTTCTTTTTGTTCTGAAGTTGAATGACAGCACTTGGTTGAAATGTGAGGAAAATGACTTCTACATCCCCCTCTCAAGTTCAAGCAGCTTTCCTGCTCAACCTGGACAGGGACAATCTAAAGTGGTACTAGAATCTGAAAAGACTGTGGAAGCAAATAAAGAAGTTTCTCAAATTTCATATACTGATGATATAATTAGTGAAATAAGgaacttagtaaatgacatttcctCTGAGAAGAGTCGTGGGACAAAAACAAAAGGAGCACAAGAAAGCATTCTTCAAGAAATTGAGAAATTGGCTGCTGAAGCCTACAGTATCTTCAGAAGTTCCATCCCTACTTTTGCAGAGGAAGCTGTTTCAGAGTCTGAGCGTCAAGAGACTCCTACTAAAATTTGTTCAGGGTCAGGCACAGGGTTTGAAATAGTGCTCCAAGGCTTTAACTGGGAATCTCATAAATCTGGAAGATGGTACATGGAACTCAAAAACAAAGCTGCTGAAATATCTTCCCTTGGGTTCACTGTGATTTGGTTGCCCCCACCAACGGAATCTGTGTCACCTGAAGGTTACATGCCAAAGGATTTATATAATTTGAATTCCAG ATATGGAAGTATTGATGAGCTTAAGGATCTTGTGAAGTGTCTCCATGAAGTGGGTCTTAAAGTTCTTGGAGATGCTGTCTTAAACCATCGCTGTGCACACTATCAAAATCAAAATGGTGTATGGAATTTATTTGGGGGTCGTTTAAATTGGGATGATCGGGCCATTGTTGCAGATGATCCACATTTCCAG GGTAGGGGCAACAAGAGTAGTGGAGATAATTTTCATGCTGCACCCAATATTGATCATTCTCAAGATTTTGTGAGGAAGGATCTCAAAGAATGGTTATGCTGGCTAAG AGACGAAATTGGATATGATGGATGGAGGCTTGATTTTGTTAGAGGATTTTGGGGTGGTTATGTCAAGGACTACGTGGATGCAACTGAACCATATTTTGCTGTTGGAGAGTACTGGGATTCCCTCGGTTACACATATGGTGAAATGGATCATAATCAAGATGCTCATCGGCAGAGAATTATTGATTGGATCAATGCTACGAATGGAACTGCTGGTGCATTCGATGTCACCACAAAAGGGATTCTTCATTCA GCACTGGAAAGGTGTGAGTATTGGCGGTTATCAGATCAGAGAGGAAAGCCTCCAGGAGTTATGGGATGGTGGCCATCTCGTGCTGTTACCTTCATAGAGAATCATGATACTGGTTCTACCCAG GGTCATTGGAGATTTCCTAATGGAAAGGAAATGCAAGGATACGCTTACATCTTGACTCATCCAGGAACACCAGCTGTTTTCTATGACCACATCTTCTCTCATTATCAGTCTGaaattgcatctctaatctctcttAGAAACCGGAAAAAAATCCACTGCCGAAGCACA GTTAAAACTACCAAAGCAGAAAGGGATGTTTATGCAGCCATAGTTGATGAGAAAGTGGCAGTGAAAATCGGACCAGGTCATTATGAACCCCCGAGTGGGTCTCAAAGCTGGTTTTTGGCTATTGAGGGAAAAGATTACAAGGTCTGGGAAGCATCTTAA